Proteins from a single region of Mytilus trossulus isolate FHL-02 chromosome 2, PNRI_Mtr1.1.1.hap1, whole genome shotgun sequence:
- the LOC134705403 gene encoding uncharacterized protein LOC134705403 produces MRTFILLTLLALIACTYGAGSYSGYGGGGGGYGGYWGGGGENGGNSGGNVDGGGYGGYWGGGGGNGGGGGGNGGDAEGNGGGDGGNSGIAGGNGGGGGGYGGYWGGGGANGGGGGGYGGYWGGGRGNGGGGGGKYNDNAGGNGGGGGRNNNNAGGNGGSGGRNNDNARGNDGGGGRNNDNAGGNDGGGGRNNDNAGGNGGGGGRNNDNAGRNGGGGGRNNDITGEHGEGGGRENDNVGGNSGGGGRNNDNARGNDGGGGRNNDNTGGNGGGGGGNRGYGGGGGGYGGYWGGGGGNGGVGGENGRGLRGNGGGGGIV; encoded by the coding sequence ATGAGAACCTTTATTCTTCTTACTCTGTTAGCCCTTATTGCTTGTACCTATGGTGCAGGTAGTTATAGTGGGTATGGCGGTGGTGGAGGAGGATACGGAGGATATTGGGGCGGTGGTGGAGAAAATGGCGGCAATTCAGGAGGAAACGTCGACGGTGGAGGATACGGAGGATATTGGGGCGGTGGAGGAGGAAATGGTGGCGGTGGTGGAGGAAATGGCGGCGATGCAGAAGGAAATGGTGGAGGTGATGGAGGAAATAGCGGTATTGCAGGAGGAAACGGCGGCGGTGGAGGAGGATACGGAGGTTATTGGGGCGGTGGAGGAGCAAACGGCGGAGGTGGAGGAGGATACGGAGGTTATTGGGGCGGTGGAAGAGGAAATGGCGGAGGTGGTGGAGGAAAATATAACGACAATGCAGGTGGAAATGGCGGAGGCGGTGGAAGAAATAACAATAATGCAGGGGGAAATGGCGGAAGCGGTGGAAGAAATAACGACAATGCAAGGGGAAATGACGGAGGCGGTGGAAGAAATAACGACAATGCAGGGGGAAATGACGGAGGTGGTGGGAGAAATAACGACAATGCAGGGGGAAATGGCGGAGGTGGTGGACGAAATAACGACAATGCAGGGAGAAATGGCGGAGGCGGTGGAAGAAATAACGACATTACAGGGGAACATGGCGAAGGTGGTGGAAGAGAAAACGACAATGTAGGGGGAAATAGCGGAGGCGGTGGAAGAAATAACGACAATGCAAGGGGAAATGACGGAGGTGGTGGAAGAAATAACGACAATACAGGAGGCAACGGCGGCGGTGGAGGAGGAAACAGAGGATATGGTGGTGGTGGAGGAGGATACGGAGGATATTGGGGTGGTGGAGGAGGAAATGGCGGCGTTGGAGGAGAAAATGGCCGTGGTCTACGAGGAAATGGCGGAGGTGGTGGAATAGTTTGA